One genomic region from Anguilla rostrata isolate EN2019 chromosome 2, ASM1855537v3, whole genome shotgun sequence encodes:
- the cdc6 gene encoding cell division control protein 6 homolog — protein MPSTRSQSQPTLQFPKRKSVGSRPKDATRPKQGSIFPPDPKTTTKILQSKSPRSAALNPKRAPDSPRAAVQPLSPRKRMGDENGCNLPPTLLGSPPKQKCPELSSPRKLNFDENTPVLSHVHKELISPKHPIADLASPNAHSTLHQPQDTPASASVQSEKKAPAAQLYSEEESCYHSVKQALHTAVPEHLLSRDKECASIRSFLTDKVKLGIPASLYISGAPGTGKTACLNCILQEMEDQLQSVQKVIINCMRLRSSQSIFPLLVEQLGASRGHSVRCLENLLTTTGPPVLLVLDEMDQLDSKAQDVLYTIFEWPYLPKSRLCLIGIANALDLTDRILPRLQSRPHCRPLLLHFPPYSRLELIAIMQDRLTQVSGEVVLDAAAVQFCARKVSAVSGDARKALDICRRAVEIVESDARRRKLNLTSDSKGSHVSVPQVARVLSEVYGDRMATGGGEGEHFPLQQKLLVCCLLLLTKHGKSRVIPLGKLHEVYSRLCVQRQVGSVGQGECLSLCSLLESRGIFSMKKAKEARLTKVSLKIEERDVENALKDRTLLGSILATGLP, from the exons ATGCCTAGCACCCGCTCTCAGAGCCAGCCCACTCTGCAGTTTCCGAAGCGAAAGTCTGTTGGCTCCAGACCCAAGGATGCAACCAGGCCAAAGCAGGGGTCTATATTTCCACCAGACCCTAAAACTACCACCAAGATCCTGCAGTCAAAGTCTCCCAGATCTGCTGCTCTGAACCCCAAGCGTGCCCCAGATTCCCCCAGGGCAGCCGTTCAACCACTAAGCCCTCGTAAGCGTATGG GAGATGAGAATGGATGCAACCTTCCCCCTACCCTCCTGGGCTCGCCCCCTAAGCAGAAGTGCCCCGAGCTGTCCTCACCCCGCAAGCTGAACTTTGATGAGAACACCCCCGTTTTGTCACATGTGCACAAAGAGCTGATCTCCCCAAAGCACCCCATTGCAGACCTGGCCTCTCCTAATGCTCACTCCACCCTCCACCAGCCTCAGGATACCCCTGCAAGCGcttctgtccaatcagagaAAAAGGCTCCTGCAGCTCAGCTGTACTCTGAAGAAG agTCCTGTTACCACAGTGTGAAGCAGGcactccacactgctgttcctgAGCATCTGTTGTCCAGGGACAAGGAGTGTGCTTCCATTCGATCCTTTCTGACAGACAAGGTGAAGCTGGGTATTCCTGCCAGCCTCTACATCTCTGGAGCGCCAGGAACAGGGAAGACAGCCTGTCTTAACTGCATACTGCAGGAGATGGAG GATCAGCTGCAATCTGTACAAAAGGTGATCATCAACTGCATGAGGCTGCGCAGCTCCCAGTCGATTTTCCCCCTCCTGGTTGAGCAACTTGGGGCCTCCAGGGGCCACAGTGTCCGGTGTTTGGAGAACCTTCTGACGACCACAGGACCCCCAGT tCTGCTGGTTCTGGATGAGATGGATCAGCTGGACAGTAAAGCCCAAGATGTCCTTTACACTATCTTTGAATGGCCGTACCTCCCGAAATCTCGTCTCTGTCTTATCG GTATCGCCAATGCACTTGACCTTACGGACCGCATTCTTCCCCGGCTGCAGTCACGACCTCACTGCCGCCCGCTGTTGCTGCACTTCCCTCCATATAGCAGGTTGGAGCTCATAGCCATCATGCAAGATCGTCTTACACAG GTGTCAGGGGAGGTAGTATTGGatgcagcagcagtgcagttttGCGCCCGGAAGGTGTCAGCAGTGTCAGGAGATGCTCGCAAAGCTCTGGACATCTGCAG GAGAGCTGTGGAAATTGTGGAGTCTGATGCAAGGAGGAGGAAGCTGAACCTGACCTCTGACTCTAAAG GGTCCCATGTGAGCGTCCCCCAGGTGGCAAGGGTACTTTCTGAGGTTTATGGGGACCGCATGGCCActggaggtggagaaggagaacACTTCCCCCTCCAACAGAAACTCCTGGtctgctgcctgctgctgctgacaaAGCATGGGAAGAGTCGCGTGATACCTCTAGGGAAG CTACACGAAGTGTACAGCCGTCTGTGTGTCCAGAGACAGGTGGGAAGTGTGGGCCAGGGAGAGTGCTTGTCCCTCTGCAGTCTGCTGGAGAGTCGAGGCATCTTCTCCATGAAGAAAGCCAAGGAAGCACGTCTTACCAAG